One Hordeum vulgare subsp. vulgare chromosome 4H, MorexV3_pseudomolecules_assembly, whole genome shotgun sequence DNA window includes the following coding sequences:
- the LOC123448911 gene encoding asparagine synthetase [glutamine-hydrolyzing] 1 isoform X1 has protein sequence MCGILAVLGCADSSQAKRARVLSCSRRLKHRGPDWSGLFQCEGNFLAQQRLAVVSPLSGDQPLYNEDRTVVVVANGEIYNHKKIRKQFAAKHTFTTGSDCEVIIPLYEEYGENFVNMLDGVFSFVLYDTRNKTYMAARDAVGVNPLYFGRGSDGSVWIASEMKALHEDCPTFELFPPGNLYSSAAGGFRRWYNPQWFAEHVPATPYQPLVLREAFEKAVIKRLMTDVPFGVLLSGGLDSSLVASVTKRHLIETEAAKKFGTELHSFVVGLEGSPDLKAAREVADYLGTIHHEFHFTVQDGIDAIEEVIYHNETYDVTTIRASTPMFLMARKIKALGVKMVLSGEGSDELLGGYLYFHFAPNKEEFHKETCRKVKALHQYDCLRANKATSAWGLEVRVPFLDKEFIDVAMSMDPEWKLYDADLGRIEKWVLRKAFDDEKEPYLPKHILYRQKEQFSDGVGYNWIDGLKAFTEQQVTDEMMKNATEEYPYNTPINKEAYYYRMIFERLYPQESARETVPWGPSIACSTPAAIEWVAQWKASNDPSGRLIASHNDATPAHAHANGNGNGAVANGKANGNGTANGNGNANGTLVPC, from the exons ATGTGTGGGATTCTGGCCGTCCTCGGCTGCGCCGACTCGTCGCAGGCTAAGAGGGCTCGCGTCCTCTCGTGCTCCCGCAG GCTGAAGCACAGGGGACCGGACTGGTCCGGGCTGTTCCAGTGCGAGGGCAACTTCCTGGCGCAGCAGCGGCTCGCTGTCGTCTCCCCGCTCTCCGGTGACCAGCCCCTCTACAACGAGGACCGTACCGTCGTCGTCGTG GCCAATGGAGAAATCTACAACCACAAGAAGATCCGGAAGCAGTTCGCCGCCAAGCACACCTTCACCACCGGCAGCGACTGCGAGGTCATAATCCCTCTG TATGAGGAGTACGGCGAGAACTTCGTCAACATGCTGGACGGAGTCTTCTCCTTCGTACTGTACGACACCCGCAACAAGACGTACATGGCAGCACGCGACGCCGTCGGCGTCAACCCCCTCTACTTCGGCCGAGGCAGCGACG GCTCCGTCTGGATTGCGTCTGAGATGAAGGCGCTCCACGAGGACTGCCCAACGTTCGAGCTCTTCCCTCCGGGGAACCTGTACTCGAGCGCCGCCGGAGGGTTCCGGCGGTGGTACAACCCACAGTGGTTCGCCGAGCACGTCCCGGCGACGCCGTACCAGCCCCTCGTCCTCAGGGAGGCATTCGAGAAG GCCGTCATCAAGAGGCTCATGACTGACGTGCCCTTCGGCGTTCTCCTCTCCGGTGGCCTCGACTCCTCCCTCGTCGCCTCTGTGACCAAGCGCCATCTCATCGAGACTGAAGCCGCCAAGAAGTTTGGAACTGAGCTCCACTCCTTTGTCGTTGGCCTGGAG GGGTCACCTGACCTGAAGGCCGCGAGAGAGGTTGCTGACTATCTGGGAACCATCCATCACGAGTTCCATTTCACTGTCCAG GATGGTATCGACGCGATCGAGGAGGTGATCTACCACAACGAGACGTACGACGTGACGACGATACGTGCGAGCACGCCGATGTTCCTGATGGCGCGCAAGATCAAGGCGCTCGGTGTTAAGATGGTGCTGTCAGGGGAAGGCTCCGACGAGCTCCTTGGCGGCTACCTCTACTTCCACTTCGCCCCCAACAAGGAGGAGTTCCACAAGGAGACCTGCCGCAAG GTGAAAGCGCTTCATCAGTATGACTGCCTGCGCGCCAACAAGGCGACGTCCGCTTGGGGGCTGGAAGTCCGCGTGCCGTTCCTCGACAAGGAGTTCATCGACGTCGCCATGAGCATGGACCCCGAGTGGAAACTG TACGATGCCGATCTTGGCCGCATCGAGAAGTGGGTGTTGAGGAAGGCTTTCGACGACGAGAAGGAGCCATACCTGCCAAAG CATATCTTGTACAGGCAGAAGGAGCAGTTCAGCGACGGCGTTGGCTACAACTGGATCGATGGCCTCAAGGCTTTTACCGAGCAGCAGGTCACTGACGAGATGATGAAGAACGCCACAGAGGAGTACCCCTACAACACGCCCATCAACAAGGAGGCCTACTACTACCGGATGATCTTCGAGAGGCTCTACCCTCAG GAGTCGGCGAGGGAGACGGTGCCGTGGGGTCCGAGCATCGCGTGCAGCACGCCGGCGGCCATCGAGTGGGTGGCCCAGTGGAAGGCCTCCAACGACCCCTCCGGCCGGCTCATCGCCTCCCACAACGATGCCACCCCCGCTCATGCCCACGCCAACGGCAACGGTAACGGGGCGGTGGCCAACGGGAAAGCCAACGGGAACGGCACGGCGAACGGGAACGGGAACGCCAACGGGACTCTGGTCCCGTGCTAG
- the LOC123448911 gene encoding asparagine synthetase [glutamine-hydrolyzing] 1 isoform X2, whose protein sequence is MCGILAVLGCADSSQAKRARVLSCSRRLKHRGPDWSGLFQCEGNFLAQQRLAVVSPLSGDQPLYNEDRTVVVVANGEIYNHKKIRKQFAAKHTFTTGSDCEVIIPLYEEYGENFVNMLDGVFSFVLYDTRNKTYMAARDAVGVNPLYFGRGSDGSVWIASEMKALHEDCPTFELFPPGNLYSSAAGGFRRWYNPQWFAEHVPATPYQPLVLREAFEKAVIKRLMTDVPFGVLLSGGLDSSLVASVTKRHLIETEAAKKFGTELHSFVVGLEGSPDLKAAREVADYLGTIHHEFHFTVQDGIDAIEEVIYHNETYDVTTIRASTPMFLMARKIKALGVKMVLSGEGSDELLGGYLYFHFAPNKEEFHKETCRKVKALHQYDCLRANKATSAWGLEVRVPFLDKEFIDVAMSMDPEWKLYDADLGRIEKWVLRKAFDDEKEPYLPKAYLVQAEGAVQRRRWLQLDRWPQGFYRAAGH, encoded by the exons ATGTGTGGGATTCTGGCCGTCCTCGGCTGCGCCGACTCGTCGCAGGCTAAGAGGGCTCGCGTCCTCTCGTGCTCCCGCAG GCTGAAGCACAGGGGACCGGACTGGTCCGGGCTGTTCCAGTGCGAGGGCAACTTCCTGGCGCAGCAGCGGCTCGCTGTCGTCTCCCCGCTCTCCGGTGACCAGCCCCTCTACAACGAGGACCGTACCGTCGTCGTCGTG GCCAATGGAGAAATCTACAACCACAAGAAGATCCGGAAGCAGTTCGCCGCCAAGCACACCTTCACCACCGGCAGCGACTGCGAGGTCATAATCCCTCTG TATGAGGAGTACGGCGAGAACTTCGTCAACATGCTGGACGGAGTCTTCTCCTTCGTACTGTACGACACCCGCAACAAGACGTACATGGCAGCACGCGACGCCGTCGGCGTCAACCCCCTCTACTTCGGCCGAGGCAGCGACG GCTCCGTCTGGATTGCGTCTGAGATGAAGGCGCTCCACGAGGACTGCCCAACGTTCGAGCTCTTCCCTCCGGGGAACCTGTACTCGAGCGCCGCCGGAGGGTTCCGGCGGTGGTACAACCCACAGTGGTTCGCCGAGCACGTCCCGGCGACGCCGTACCAGCCCCTCGTCCTCAGGGAGGCATTCGAGAAG GCCGTCATCAAGAGGCTCATGACTGACGTGCCCTTCGGCGTTCTCCTCTCCGGTGGCCTCGACTCCTCCCTCGTCGCCTCTGTGACCAAGCGCCATCTCATCGAGACTGAAGCCGCCAAGAAGTTTGGAACTGAGCTCCACTCCTTTGTCGTTGGCCTGGAG GGGTCACCTGACCTGAAGGCCGCGAGAGAGGTTGCTGACTATCTGGGAACCATCCATCACGAGTTCCATTTCACTGTCCAG GATGGTATCGACGCGATCGAGGAGGTGATCTACCACAACGAGACGTACGACGTGACGACGATACGTGCGAGCACGCCGATGTTCCTGATGGCGCGCAAGATCAAGGCGCTCGGTGTTAAGATGGTGCTGTCAGGGGAAGGCTCCGACGAGCTCCTTGGCGGCTACCTCTACTTCCACTTCGCCCCCAACAAGGAGGAGTTCCACAAGGAGACCTGCCGCAAG GTGAAAGCGCTTCATCAGTATGACTGCCTGCGCGCCAACAAGGCGACGTCCGCTTGGGGGCTGGAAGTCCGCGTGCCGTTCCTCGACAAGGAGTTCATCGACGTCGCCATGAGCATGGACCCCGAGTGGAAACTG TACGATGCCGATCTTGGCCGCATCGAGAAGTGGGTGTTGAGGAAGGCTTTCGACGACGAGAAGGAGCCATACCTGCCAAA AGCATATCTTGTACAGGCAGAAGGAGCAGTTCAGCGACGGCGTTGGCTACAACTGGATCGATGGCCTCAAGGCTTTTACCGAGCAGCAGGTCACTGA